The genomic DNA GTACGATTGGATTTCGTTTTCAGGATTTAATATCTCTTTTGGGTTATTGCTGGATCAACTATCGGTTATCTGGCTGATGGTAGTTACCGGTGTGGGTTTCCTGATTCATCTGTACTCGATTGGCTACATGCACGATGATGAGAAGTTTCACGTCTTCTTCTCTTATCTGAATCTATTCATTTTCTTCATGCTGCTTCTTGTACTGGGCAATAACTTCCTGGTGATGTATATTGGTTGGGAAGGCGTGGGACTTTGTTCGTATTTATTGATTGGTTTCTGGTTTAAGAATCAGGCGTATAATAACGCGGCAAAAAAGGCTTTTATAATGAATCGTATTGGCGATTTGGGCTTTTTGATTGGCATGTTCCTGTTGTTATTTTATTTCAAAACATTACACTTTGGAACCTTGCAACTTGCTCTGTCATCAGTTTCAGTTTCTCACAGTGTTTTAGTAATGATTACGCTGTTTCTTTTTATTGGGGCTATTGGAAAGTCAGCTCAGCTACCTTTATACACTTGGCTTCCTGATGCCATGGCGGGTCCAACGCCGGTGTCGGCTCTAATCCACGCAGCGACGATGGTTACCGCTGGTATCTATATGATAGCTCGCGCAAACTTTATTTATATACTTGCTCCTGAAACCATGCAATTGGTTGCGGCTATTGGTGCCGCGACCGCCCTGTTTGCCGCTACGATTGGTGTGCTTCAAAATGACATCAAGAAGGTTCTGGCATATTCTACAGTTTCCCAACTGGGTTTGATGTTTCTGGCTTTGGGGGTAGGGGCTTTTACCTCTGGAGTATTTCACGTAGTTACCCACGCTTTCTTTAAAGCTTGTTTGTTCCTCGGTGCTGGTTCGGTGATTCACGCGATGCATGGAGAACAGGATATACGAAATATGGGCGGCTTAAAGAAGTGGATGCCTCTAACCTTCTGGACTTTCCTGATTTCCTCGTTAGCCATATCGGGGATATTTCCTTTCTCTGGTTTCTTTTCTAAAGATGAAATCTTAGCGGCCTCGTTTGAGCACGGCAAGGTTTTGTGGGTTGTCGGTTCCGTAGCTTCACTGCTGACTGCGTTCTATATGTTCCGGTTGGTGTTTCTGACCTTTACGGGCAACTTTAGAGGAACGCAAGAACAAAAAAGTCATTTGCATGAGTCGTCTTGGTTGATTACAATTCCACTAATTGTTCTTTCGGCTCTTGCTGCAGTTGGTGGATTGATGGGCTTGCCGGAGTTTCTCGGTTTTCATCATTGGATGAAGGATTTTCTAGCTCCTGTCTTTGTTCCAAATCCTCATGCAGAATTTGGACAGGCACTTTCTCATTCCACAGAGATGGCACTGATGGCAGGTGCTTTTGTAGGTGCTGTGCTTTCAATCGCTTATGCTTATATGAAGTATGTATCAAGGAATAATCTTCCTGCCAAGGAAGGAGAGGAGCAAGGCTTGGGTAAGGTGATTTACCACAAATACTATATTGATGAAATCTACGATCAAGTTATTATTAAACCTTTGATGCTGATGTCGGAATTGGTTCATGATTGGATAGACCGCGGCTTGATTGATGGTTTTGTTAATCTGAGTGGAAAATTATCTATGAATATTGGCGGGCAGGTACGCAGGATTCAAACTGGCTCTATTGGCTTCTATCTTTTCGCAATGGTAATATCTATTGTTTTGATCTTTTTCTGGGTTTCTATAAGTAAGTAATTGATGTTGCTATTAATTCTATTGTTTTCACCCTTGCTGTTTGCCTTATTGGTTCTCCTATCGGGAAACCGCTTTGCAAAACATGTAGCATTGGGCGGAGCTATTCTTACTTTCTTTTCCTGTAACTTCCTGAAGCCGGTCTTTGAGGATGGAGGTTACGCAGCGATTACTTATTCGCATGAATGGATTGCTAACCCTTTGATTAACTTTTCATTGATGCTTGATGGGCTGAGTTTTATGCTCGTAGCACTAACTACCTTTTTGGTGCCGCTCATCATCTTTACGACTTACAAAAAGGAAGTTGAGAATGCGAAGGCATTTTATTCATTAATCCTGCTGATGGAGTTTGGGCTTCTGGGTGTTTTCCTTGCTTCGGATGGATTTCTCTTCTATGTATTTTGGGAATTAGCCTTGATTCCAATTTATTTTATTGCCTTGCTTTGGGGTGAAGGAAAAGATAAGGCATTCCGTAACCGAGCCATATTCAAGTTTTTTGTGTATACACTTTCGGGTTCGCTGTTCATGCTGATTGCTCTTATTTATCTGTATCAGCAGGCTGGAAGTTTCGATCTGAATAAATTTTATGCGCTTTCCTTGACGGACAAAGAGCAATCGCTCTTGTTCTGGGCTTTCTTTGTAGCCTTTGCTGTCAAGATTCCGATTTTCCCTCTTCACACTTGGCAGCCAGTTACCTATAAAGAGGCGCCTTCTGCGGGAACCATGTTGTTGGCTGGCATTATGCTGAAGATGGGTACTTATGGTTTGCTTCGTTGGCTATTGCCTATTGTACCTCATGGCGTGATAGAATGGACTCCATTGGTAATTGTATTAAGCGCTATTGGGGTAATCTACGGTTCGGTCATAGCATTGAGGCAGGACAATTTAAAGAAACTATTAGCCTATTCTTCATTTGCCCACGTAGGCCTGATTGCTGTCGGTATTTTTACACTTACGAGCGAAGGATTTCAGGGAGCAGCGGTACAGATGTTTGCTCACGGATTCAATGTGGTTGGTTTGTTTTTCGCCGCAGAGATTATCTATAGAAGAACCGGGACTAACAGCATAGCCCAGTTGGGGGGCATTCGTAATGTAGCGCCTGTTTTTGCCACTTGCTTTTTTATTGTCGTGTTGGCAAGTGTGGCTTTACCGGGTACGAATGCTTTTATCGGTGAGTTTCTGCTCCTTTTCGGAACGTTTAAATACAATATGTGGCTAGCTGGCATTGCCGGGTTTACAATTATTTTGGGGGCGGTGTATATGTTGCGGATGTATCAAAAAGTAATGTTGGGTGAAACCAATACTACGACCGAATTCTTTGCTGACTTAAGTGTAGGTGAAATCATTGTATTTGTCTTGATTATCGTTGGAATTTTTGAAATTGGATTGTTTCCTAAAATGCTGATGACGTTTATGCAACCCTCATTAGATAATATCCTGAACCACGCCCTGAGATAATGAATACCCTAATTTATACTTCTCTTCTTGGAGTTGGTTGTTTGGTAGTGGAAATGCTGAACCAACGCAAATTGGTATTGCCATTTGCCGTTGTGGGTTTGTTAGCCATCTTAGGCATGAATATTCAGACTTGGGGGCTCAACCAGAGTTTCTATCACAACATGGTGTTGTCTGATAATTTCTCTGAGGCTTTTTCCTCCTTGTTGATTTTTCTAACTATTCTGATCTTGGTTTTGGCGAATGATTTTTTTAGAAATGAAGCATCCAAAATATCAGACTATGTCTCCATTCTTGTATTTACCTTAAGTGGTGCCATAGCTATGGTTTCCTTCGGCAATATGGCTATGTTCTTTCTTGGCTTGGAAGTGCTTTCTATTTCGCTTTATATTCTGGCAGGTAGCAAGCGTAAAGATATCCGTTCGAATGAAGCGGGTATGAAATACTTCCTGATGGGAAGTTTTGCTTCTGGGGTACTTTTGTTTGGCATTGCGCTGATCTATGGAGAAACCGGAAGTTTCGACATTGCCCGGATAGGAAATTATGTACACAACACCATGCCCTCTATTCTTTTCTATATCGGTGCAGGAATGATTTTGGTCGCCATGCTTTTTAAAGTATCGGCAGTACCTTTTCACTTCTGGGCACCCGATGTTTACGATGGTTCACCCACCCTCGTCACTATTATGATGGTATCTGTTACCAAAATTGCCGCTTTTGCGGGGTTCTATCGTCTATTTAGCGAATGTTTCTCTACCACACTTCCTCTTTATGGACTCGCGCTTTCCATCATTACTGCGCTTACGATGATTGTAGGGAATTTCACGGCGTTGCATCAAAACTCTTTCAAAAGACTCTTGGCTTATTCCGGAATTTCACATGCCGGTTATATGATGTTGGGTATTATCAGTCTTTCCGGCAAGACCGACGAATCTATTTTCTATTATGCCGTAGCTTATGGTATTGCTTCCATAGCCGCGTTTGCCACCGCCATAGTGGTTGCTGAAAGTACGGGTTCTGATAACATAGATTCGTTTAATGGTTTAGGAAAGAAAAATCCTTTTCTCGCCGTGGCGCTCACCATCTCCATATTGTCCATGGCAGGTATCCCGCCGCTTGCTGGCTTTTTCGGAAAGTACTATATCTTCAGCGAGGCTATCCGCAACGGTCATATCATCTTAACCATCATAGCCATTATCAATTCAATGGTAGGCGTGTATTATTATTTCAAAGTAATGATAGCCATGTTTACTGAAGGCGATAAT from Bacteroidota bacterium includes the following:
- the nuoL gene encoding NADH-quinone oxidoreductase subunit L; translation: MIELYLIILLPLIGFLINGFVGKSLPKTVSGIIGSGTIFISFVLSCMLFIGFLNGSQHKLDQDVYDWISFSGFNISFGLLLDQLSVIWLMVVTGVGFLIHLYSIGYMHDDEKFHVFFSYLNLFIFFMLLLVLGNNFLVMYIGWEGVGLCSYLLIGFWFKNQAYNNAAKKAFIMNRIGDLGFLIGMFLLLFYFKTLHFGTLQLALSSVSVSHSVLVMITLFLFIGAIGKSAQLPLYTWLPDAMAGPTPVSALIHAATMVTAGIYMIARANFIYILAPETMQLVAAIGAATALFAATIGVLQNDIKKVLAYSTVSQLGLMFLALGVGAFTSGVFHVVTHAFFKACLFLGAGSVIHAMHGEQDIRNMGGLKKWMPLTFWTFLISSLAISGIFPFSGFFSKDEILAASFEHGKVLWVVGSVASLLTAFYMFRLVFLTFTGNFRGTQEQKSHLHESSWLITIPLIVLSALAAVGGLMGLPEFLGFHHWMKDFLAPVFVPNPHAEFGQALSHSTEMALMAGAFVGAVLSIAYAYMKYVSRNNLPAKEGEEQGLGKVIYHKYYIDEIYDQVIIKPLMLMSELVHDWIDRGLIDGFVNLSGKLSMNIGGQVRRIQTGSIGFYLFAMVISIVLIFFWVSISK
- a CDS encoding NADH-quinone oxidoreductase subunit M, which translates into the protein MLLLILLFSPLLFALLVLLSGNRFAKHVALGGAILTFFSCNFLKPVFEDGGYAAITYSHEWIANPLINFSLMLDGLSFMLVALTTFLVPLIIFTTYKKEVENAKAFYSLILLMEFGLLGVFLASDGFLFYVFWELALIPIYFIALLWGEGKDKAFRNRAIFKFFVYTLSGSLFMLIALIYLYQQAGSFDLNKFYALSLTDKEQSLLFWAFFVAFAVKIPIFPLHTWQPVTYKEAPSAGTMLLAGIMLKMGTYGLLRWLLPIVPHGVIEWTPLVIVLSAIGVIYGSVIALRQDNLKKLLAYSSFAHVGLIAVGIFTLTSEGFQGAAVQMFAHGFNVVGLFFAAEIIYRRTGTNSIAQLGGIRNVAPVFATCFFIVVLASVALPGTNAFIGEFLLLFGTFKYNMWLAGIAGFTIILGAVYMLRMYQKVMLGETNTTTEFFADLSVGEIIVFVLIIVGIFEIGLFPKMLMTFMQPSLDNILNHALR
- a CDS encoding NADH-quinone oxidoreductase subunit N: MNTLIYTSLLGVGCLVVEMLNQRKLVLPFAVVGLLAILGMNIQTWGLNQSFYHNMVLSDNFSEAFSSLLIFLTILILVLANDFFRNEASKISDYVSILVFTLSGAIAMVSFGNMAMFFLGLEVLSISLYILAGSKRKDIRSNEAGMKYFLMGSFASGVLLFGIALIYGETGSFDIARIGNYVHNTMPSILFYIGAGMILVAMLFKVSAVPFHFWAPDVYDGSPTLVTIMMVSVTKIAAFAGFYRLFSECFSTTLPLYGLALSIITALTMIVGNFTALHQNSFKRLLAYSGISHAGYMMLGIISLSGKTDESIFYYAVAYGIASIAAFATAIVVAESTGSDNIDSFNGLGKKNPFLAVALTISILSMAGIPPLAGFFGKYYIFSEAIRNGHIILTIIAIINSMVGVYYYFKVMIAMFTEGDNGSTIRVPASYLIIIGFCALLVILFGIFPSVILSLI